In the Ruegeria sp. HKCCD4315 genome, ATCAGAATCAGCGGAACAACGAAGGGTGCCGACAGCAACACGAAAGCAACATCGAAGATGCGCTTCCCACCATTTCTGTAAAACCCCGACCCGTGCGCCACGACAGGCATAACCGGAGTTTTAGGGTAGCCAGGGTTGGCCACCTCTTTCGAATGAATTGTCACTATATAACCCCCCGGCACACACAAACACCCAAAACACCACCTACTCAACTCAGGAACTAGCTATGCTCAACCTCAACTTATGTATAAAAAATGTTATACATTTATATCAATTTAGCTCTGCCGATACCAACAACACTTGGCAGACTTCCACGGAACAATTCTTAACAAATTCCAAACCACATGCCAAACAATAATCATGTGACAGGACCCTGGCTGACCACCAGAACCGCTGTTTTAAAGGGGTGATTTAGGGGCTTCGCTCTTCTTACTTTGGTACGAGGACCCAGAAGTTGTGTCAAATGGAGCTACAATGATGAAATTTACGTTAATTTGATCTCAAAAAGGTATTAATGAGTGGGCGTCCGCCCGCATGGGCCTTAGGCATGTGGTGCCAGGATTGACACTATTTTGAGCAGTTTTTGAAGGAGGCTTCCGGAAACAATCACCCTGATTAGCATTGATTGAATTTGCCTGAGAGGGCTTTTAACGCATGTAACTGTTAGGGGTGTGACATGTCTTGATTTTATGGCACGCTCGTCACTAAGTACTTTTGGTTCATGTGATATGTTAGTGTCTGTAAGGGTTTTCTGGTGGTTCAGAGTGTTAAGTTGGATGATTTCCGAGAAACCAGAACCGGGTGTGACAAAGCGGAAGGCGACCGTGCGACCATGGTTCCCAAAGACGGATTTTACCTAGATTTCTTTGGACTGGACCGGCGCCCTTTCACGCTGCTGCCGGACCCCGGGTTCATGTATTGGTCGCCGCTGCACAAGCGCGGCTATTCGGTGTTGCAGTTCGGAATCATGAGCTGTGCCCCCATCACTGTCCTGACCGGTGAGATCGGGGCCGGGAAGACCACCCTTGTGCAACACTTGCTGAGTGAGATGGAAGATTCGATCACGGTAGGGTTGATCTCGAACGCGCAGGGGGGGCGGGGCGAGTTGCTGCAATGGGTGTTGCACGCTCTTGGGTTGCCGATCGAGAATGACGCCAGTTATGTGCAATTGTTCCGGGCGCTTCAGGATTTTCTGGTCTCTGAATATGCCGAAGGCCGCCGCGTGGTGCTGATCTTTGACGAGGCGCAGAATCTGACGGTCGAGGGATTGGAAGAAATCCGTATGCTGACCAATATCAACGCAAACACGGATGAGCTGATCCAGCTGGTTCTGGTCGGGCAGCCCGAGCTGCGTGATCTGGTTCTGGATCCCAAGATGCGACAGTTGACGCAACGGGTCGCGGCAAGCTTTCATTTAGAACGCATGGATGAAGAGTCGGTCGACCATTACATCAGGCACAGAATGAAGATTGCCGGCGGGTCGGGTGAGGAGTTCACGGAAGCCGCTTGCAAACAGGTCTTTCAGCAAACCAGGGGCGTGCCGCGGCTCGTAAACCAGTTCTGCGACTTTGCGCTGCTTTATGCCTGGACCAATGAGACCAAGGATATCGACGAACATATCGTCAGCCAGGTCGTTCAGGATGGTGTATTTTTTGGTGGAAACTCGCTTGAGAAGGAGCTGACAGTCTGAAATGGGCCCCGTTCGCTATTACTTTTCCATTTTCCTGAGACGGTTTCCGTATTTTCTGATCGTTGCTCTGATTGTGTCTGTGGCGTCGATCATCATCGCCAGAGCTTTGCCTCCAACATATGAATCCCAGATGCGGTTGATTGTCGAATCCCCGCAGATTCCTGGCAACCTGGCGGCCAGTACCGTGAACACATCTGCGGCCGAGCAATTGCAAATCGTAGAGCAGCGTCTGCTGACGCGCCCGGTTCTTTTGGACATTGCGCGCAATTTTGAGGTTCTGTCTGATCAGCAAGAGGCAACGCCGGACCAGATCGTCGATACCCTGCGCCGGAATACACATATCCACATCAGCACTGGCCGCAATCAGGCCAGCTTGATGACCATCGTCTTTGAGGCGCGTTCAGGCGCGATCGCGGCCGGAGTGCTGAACGAATACCTGACCGAAATCCAGAAGCTGGATGTCTCGTACCGTAAGGGGCGAGCGTCCGATACACTGGAATTTTTTGAACAGGAGGTCGAGCGGCTGAGCGATGAGCTGGACAAGCGCAGCGCCCGGATCCTGAAATTCCAGAATGAAAACTCGGATGCGCTTCCCAGCAGCCTACAGTTCCGCATGGCCCAGCAAGGCACATTGCAGACCAATCTGGAACAGACCGACCAGCAGATATTTGCGCTCAAAGGTCAGCGCGAGAAACTGCTGAGCATCTACAGTTCGACCGGACAGATTGTCGGTGTGGGGCAGCAAGCTCAGACTCAGGCCCAACAACAATTGGCGCAACTGCGCAACCAGCTGGACAATCAGTTGGTGCTGTATTCGGAAAGCAATCCGCAGATCAAACTGTTGCGCGCCCACATCGAACGACTGGAAGACGTCGTTGCCGCCGAACAGGCCGCCGGCAGTGTGCCTGCCGATACGCAGACGGGGAACTCGGCGCTCGATATTCAGCTGGCGCAGCTTGATTCGCAGATTGCCGCCGAGGAAGATAAACGCGCCGTGATCGAAGAACGCCTTACAGATTTGACCCTGACGATCGACCAAACCCCGGCCAATGCAATTACGCTGGCCGAGTTGCAGCGCGATCACGATAATATCCAAACCCAGTACAATAACGCTGTGACACGCCTTGCCTCGGCATCAACGGGCGAACGGATCGAAGTAACCTCTCAGGGACAGCGGATTTCGGTGATCGAATATCCGGTGGTCCCAAGCGGCCCGACCAAACCCAACCGCCTGATGATCGCAGGGGGCGGAACGGTGTTTGGCATCGGGCTGGGGCTGGGGCTGATCGTGTTGCTTGAGCTATTGAACCGTTCGGTCAGGCGGCCCGAAGATCTGATCAATAAACTTGAGGTGTGGCCGATTGCGACCATCCCTTACATGCGTTCGCGCAAAGAGGTGATCGTTTACCGCCTGGCCTGGATCGCGGTGATCCTGGCCATCATGGTTGGTGTTCCGGCGGCGGTGTGGGCTGTCCACACGTATTATCTGCCCCTTGATCTGATCGCCGAACGTGTGATGGATAAATTGGAGGTTCGCTGGTGATGTCTGTTCTGTATATCCTGAGGAGGGTGTGATGGACCGTCTTCAGCAGGCGATTCAAAAGGCCCGTGAAGAGCGGGAAAACCGGCAGATTCCGCCGCAGCAAGCACCTGAAGAGTTTCAGGTTGAACCCGAGGAAAGTGGTGCCGATCCCTGGGCAGCTGTGCCCGAGATCAAGATCAAGCCGCGCCTCATTTCCAGAAACCGTCTGGTCTCTTATGGGGGCGGTCAGGCAGCTGGATCTTATGACATGCTGCGCACCAAAATGCTGCAGCAGATTCTGTCAAATGGCTGGCGTCGGGTGGCGCTGACCTCTCCGTATAGCGGTTGTGGGAAAAGCACGGCGGCGGCCAACCTTGCCTTCAGTCTCGGGCGGCAGGCAGACCTGAAAACGATTGTGATTGATCTGGACCTGCGGCGCAGAGGGCTGGCCGATATCCTGCAGCAGACCGGCGAACACAGTATGGCGGATGTTTTGCAGGGATCTGTAGCGTTCCGGGATCATGGCCGCCGCCATGGCAGCAACGTGATTTTCGGGTTGAACTACGCCCAGACCCGCAATCCGGCCGAAATTCTGCAGAGCCGGCGCGCCATCGAAATTCTGGAAGAGATCGAGGCGGAATTCAAACCGGACATTATTCTGTTCGATACGCCCCCCTTGATGGTGAGCGATGACAGCCACGGGTTCCTCAAGAATGTCGATTGCGCGTTGCTGCTGGCGGCAGCTGAAGAAACAAGTATCGATCATATCGACGTCGCAGAACGGCAGCTGGCCGAACTGACGCAGGTTATGGGGATCGTCCTGAACAAATGCCGCTATATCAGCGGAGCTTTCGGCAATGACCAAGGTTACTACTGAAACACACCCGGCTGACGCGGTCATCATCCCGCATTACAACGACATTCCCAGGCTGGAACGCTGTCTGAGTGCCTTGACGGACAATGATATTTCCAACACGGAAATCATCGTTGTCGACAATGCCTCTCCGGTGTCTCTGGATCAGATAAGCCGCGCCTTTCCCAAGGTGCGGTTTGTGGTGGAAACCCAAAAGGGCGCGGCCCATGCCCGCAATCGCGGCGTTGCCGAGACCACGGCCCCGCGGTTGTTTTTCATCGACGCCGATTGCGTTCCCGCCTCCGATTGGCTGACGGTTGGGCGCAGGATTGCCGACAGGGCCGACCTGATCGGGGGGCGCGTTGATGTCTTTGACGAAACCCCGGCGCCCCGCAGTGGTGCCGAAGCATTCGAGGCGGTCTTTGCCTTCAATTTCCGCAGATACATCGAAGTTCAGGGCTTTTCAGGCGCAGGTAATCTGCTGACTCGGCGTGACGTGTTCGACGCAATCGGCGGGTTCCTTAACGGTGTGTCCGAAGATCGGGAATGGACCATGCGTGCTGTGTCCCGTGGCTATAGCCTGATCTATGAAGACGATTTTCGGGTCAGTCATCCATCACGCCAGGATTGGCCTGCGCTCAAGGCCAAGTGGCGTCGAACCACGCAAGAAGCGTATCAACTGAACGGAACCGATCTGTCCGCGCGTTTGCGGTGGGCGTTGCGTGGTTTAGCCATGCCTGCAAGTGCGGTTGTGCATACGCCCAAAGTGTTGGCCAGCAATAAGCTGGGCTCGGCGGGTGAAACCATGCGGGCGGTTGCGACCCTGATCCGGCTCAGATGTACACGCATGGTCTGGATGCTGCTTCAGGCCGCCGGCGGCAGGATCTGATCTGCGACCAATAAAAAAGGGCCGCATCAGCAGCCCTTTTAACATAACATCTGTTATGAAGCTTCTTTTACACCGTCTGGCGACGACGCATCAGCGCCAGCCCACCCAAGGCGGTTAGCAGCAGCATGCCACCTGCTGGCAGCGGAACCGCCGAGACATCGAAGTCAAAGCCGATCACCCCACCGTTGGTCGGTGCGGTCGATCCCGCCCACGAGAACACAAGTGTTTGGCTCAGACTGGTTGATGCGCTGCTGAACAGCGTGTTGAGCGTTGTCTGAAGGCCGTTGCCCAGAATCGCGCTTGTTGCAAACACGTTCGATGGGTTGGCTGTATCAACCCAGCTCATCGTCAGGCCAGTGAACAGGCCAAAGACATTGATCGTAACCGATGCGTTTGCTTGCCCAATCAGCGGATCAACCGGTGATGTGAAATTCACCGCATAAGATCCCGGCCCGCCAGGGCTGGTTGCCGTTCCAATAAACAGCGGGTCTGACTTGATATCGTAAGTCCCGCCTGCGCTGACCACTGTCACGGCGCTTGCTGCGCTGCTCATCAACACAACCGCTGCAAGCGCGACCAGCATGGTCTTTAAAGATTTAAACATCTATTCCACCCTCGTTAACTGTCGCGGTGAGGTCTGCCACATCTAAACCCATCGTGACGCACACTCCCTTAACTTGAACTCTACCCACTCTTTTGACACATATCGAGTGTTTTTCTGCGAAATATGTCATTTATATGGCCACTTAGGGGGTCTTGAGGCCACAATGAATTAAGTTATCAGCATCTGTTTCCAAATATTGAACAGTCATTTGGGGTCGGCGCGACTTAAAACCTCTCACTCTGAGAGCTGATTCTCGAGTGAATCAGGTTCAAACAGTTGAAGAAAGGCCATCTTTTAACGGCCCAAAATTCGAAGGCGACGCGGTCATGCGTGTGCAAGCCGCATTTCGGGGAAAGTTGCAGGGATTGCACGTCCTATTTCCACGAAAAAATTACAATGAGCTGCAATTTTATTTATTGTTTCCCGTCGTGGAGATGATCAGTAGAGTAAAGCACATCAACTGAGGAAAAAGCGCGAAATTATAGGGCTTTTGTAATTGTTCTTCGTTGCACGGAAAACTTCGTGTAGCTTTGGCAAGGTGATATTCTGAGTATGGGCGTTCAACTCTGCAGTCCGGATATATTCTTTATCCATTGTTACGCCTGATCGATTTTAAAAACGCCAGTACCGGATGGTGCGGTCTGGCGCATAGCTGCTGAGACCGCTGATGGATGCGTCTGATTTTTATCCTGATTATTTTTTCGATGACAAACATGCGACCCCCAGCGAGCGCCTGCAGGGCGGGCAGCAAACTCTTAAGCCCTGTATCTGGCTGATTACCCTGGCAACGTCCCACGACGTTGTGGCGTGGAAGTGACCTCGAAAAGCATAATAGGGCCGCCGCGTTGGTTCGGGGGGCTGCTGTTGCTGGCCGCAACAGTCATCGCCTGCCTGACCGTGCTGACCATCAATCGCGGCCCTCTCGTCTATTTCGATACCGGCAGTTATTTCCGGCAGGGCAACATTGCCTTGTCCATGATCCTGCCTGCGCCTGCACCGCAGGATGGGATAGTCGCCCAATCCCCCGGTGCGGCGGCGGGAAAGGATGATGATGAAACTGCGGGCGGGTCACGTTCAATCGTATATGGCTTGCTGGTGGCCGCATTCTGGCGCGTGGATGCATTGGGTGGGGTTGCGGTCGTTCAGCTAACACTGCTGTTGCTGGCGGTCTGGTTGGCAGTGCGGTTGCTTGAACGCAGCGCCCCCACAGGGCGTACGCCTATTGTGCTGATCACCCTGCCCCTGCTGGCGGCTGCGACAACGTCACTGCCCTTTTATGTGGCTTATATCATGCCCGATATTTTCACATCGGTCATGCTGATCTTGATTGCTGCGGTGGTCGCATCGGGCCGGCAGATACAGATTGGCGAAGTGCTGGCCATTTTTGCGCTTGGCCTTTTTGCGGTCGTCCTGCACCCATCGCATCTGGGTATCGCGGTTTTGATGTTCCCCTTGACCGTACTGGCCGCTGTGTTGCGCATCGGACAGGGCCGCTGGCTTGCAGTCGGGTTCATGATTTTTCTGTCCGGTCTTGCCATGGCAGAGCGCAAAGTGTTCGAGGTGGCCGTTGAAACCGCCACCCAGAAAGAGGTGGTTTACACGCCTCACATAACAGCCAGGCTGATCGTGGATGGCCCTGGAATGGCATATCTGGATGACGTATGCCCATCATCCGAGCTGGCGACATGTGCGCTGCACGAAGCTCTGTCCTGGTCCGATGACCCCTATCGTCTGACCGCTTCGCATATCATTTTTGAGCGCTCCGAGAACCTTGGCTCGTTCCGCCTGATGACGGCAGAAGATCAGCAGGCTGTTGCCTTTGAGCAGCGCGATTTTTTCCTGCGCGTTCTGACGGCACGCCCCATTGGCACCGTGTTGGCGCTGGCGGGCAACGCCACCGAGCAGTTGCTGACCAACAGCGTCGTGATGACCATCCCGAATGACGTGGTGGTCAGTAATGTAAAATCATTGTCCGGGTTGCCGGAAGGCCAGTTCGACGTTTTGGATGACACCGTACTGACGGCGGATCAGGGTTGGATCGGGCCACTGGATACGGTTCATGCGGTGATCTACCTGATCTCTGCCGCCATAGTGGTTGGGCTGATTATCTGGCCCGGGCAGGTGGCCACACCCTTCAGGGTCTTTGCACTGTTTCTGCTGCTTGGAATTGCGGTCAACGCACTGGTCTGCGGAGGGGTGTCACAGCCTGCCCCCCGATACGGTGCCCGCGTGATGTGGCTGTTGCCTTTTGCGGCCACCCTGCTTCTTCTTGTCCGGCGCCCCAAGGCGCTGCGCTCCGTTTCCGCTGAGGATCCATGATGTCCAACCCGTCTTTTTCCATCACTGTGGTCATGCCGGCTTATAACGCCGAACATCTGCTGCCTCGTGTCCTGCCGCCCCTTCTTGATATGCTGAAGGCTGATCAGGTGCAGCAGGTTCTGGTGGTGGATGACCAATCCCCCGACAGCACGGCCGCGCTGGCGCGCGACATGGGCGCAACCGTTCTGACCACTCCGGTCAATGGCGGCCCCGGCGCGGCCCGCAATCTGGCTGCACAGCACGCCACGGGCGATATCCTGTGGTTTGTGGATTCCGATGTCATCGCCTGGCCGGACGGGCCCGAGCATATTCGCCGGGCGATGTCCGAAGACAATGTTGGCGCCGTGTTCGGATCTTATGACGATGCCCCGGATGGGCAGGCCTGGTTTTCACGCTACAAGAACCTTCTGCACCGCTATCACCATCAGCGGGCCCGCCGCGAGGCGCGCACTTTCTGGGCCGGGTGTGGTGCCATCCGGCGCGATGTGTTTCTTGAGGTCGGAGGCTTTGATGTCAAAACCTACGAGGTCCCCTCGATCGAGGATATCGAGCTGGGTTACCGGATCGCGGCCACCGGCCGCCGTATCCTGGTCGAGCCGCAATTGCAGGGCAAACATCTGAAAGTCTGGACCATCCGCAACAGCCTGAGCACGGATATCTTCTGCCGCGCCCTGCCCTGGGCCCGGCTGATGATCTCGCGCGAGGGGCTGACAGATGACCTGAACACCTCGATGGCCGAGCGGGCGCGGGCTGCAATTGCGGGGCTGTTGCTGTTGTCGCTTCTGGCTTTGCCGTTCTGGCCGGGGGCCTGGCCCCTGCCCTTGCTGTTGCTGACGGCGGCCCTGATCGCCAATCTGGATCTGGTGCGCGCCATGGCTGGACATGGCGGGCCATGGTTTGCATTCAAATGCCTGCTCTACCATCAGGTCTATTACGTCTATTCCGCCACCGTCTATGTCTGGTGCCTGTTCGAATATCACGTGCTGGGGCAGAAGCAGAAGCTGCGCGTCACACGCGGATAGATGCATTTGATCTTGCCCCGCCAAGGCCGTCGGTGGCCGAGTCGGTTCGGGCCGGTTTGCGGTGCTTGCGCGCATATTTTTTGCACAATGGGCGCAATGCCGCAGAATTGTTGAAAGAACGTGCATTGCCTCTCGGCGTTGGCCTTTGATTTCTGCATAGCAAATCGCGATCTGGCCCCGGTACGGGGCAACGTATCTCAGAACAGCGGCAAGCCGAGCCCGCGAAATAAAAGGGCTTACTCTACGCCCTACTGTCTTTCTTTATATTTTCAAGGGCTTGTTGTACCGCTAACATAGCCAGGCTCGCTCTTCTCAAACGACCTCGGTTTCCATCCCGAACCCGGGCCTGACCACCCCCGCCCGACAGATCGTTTGCAGGCGTTATCGCGCCAGCTCAGGGTGGGCGGAACCGGTTTTAAAATGTCTGCGCATTAATTTCGGCGGGACACAGGAATTTGTTGTGAAAGCGGGGGAACCTCCTGTAGTTTGAAGGCAGAAATTTGTGTGTGACATTTAGTGTGGGTATGAGTGATTTGACCAAAGATACAATTCCAGTCGTCGTCATTGGCGGAGGCCCCGCTGGCCTGACCGCAGCATACGAACTCCAGAAGTTGAGCGACAAGCATGTGCCGCAGGTCTATGAATCCTCGGACATGGTCGGAGGCATCTCGCGTACCGAAACCCATAATGGGTATCGTTTCGACATTGGTGGGCATCGGTTCTTCACCAAGGTGCAGGAAGTCGAAGACATGTGGCACGAGGTGATGGGCACGGATTTCATTACCGTGCAGCGCCTGAGTCGCATTTTCTATCGTGACAAGTTCTACGATTACCCGTTGCGCATTTTCAACGCGCTGGGAAATATCGGCCCGTACGAGACGTATAAGATCATTGGCAGCTTCGTTAAGTGGAAACTGCGTCCCCGACCGCAGGAAGACACGTTTGAAGACTGGGTCGTCAACCGCTTTGGTGGACGTCTCTATATGCACTTCTTCCACAGCTACACCAAAAAGGTCTGGGGTATTCCGCCCTCTGAAATCCGTGCCGACTGGGCTGCGCAGCGGATCAAGAATCTGTCGTTGCCCAAAGCGGTCTGGAACGCGATTTCGGGGGCCAATGATACGGCCAGCCTGATCGAGGAATTCCAGTATCCCCGTCTGGGCCCCGGTATGATGTGGGAAAAGACCCGCGATCTGATCCGGGAAAAAGGCGGCAGTGTCGAAACCCATTCCGAAGTGACTCAGGTCAACCGGGACGGCAACCGCGTGACCTCGATTGACGTGCGCCACTGGAATGAAGACGGCGAGAAATGGACCGAGCGCGTCGAAGGCGAAGAATTCATCAACTCGATGGCCGTGCGCGATCTGATCCATGCCTTTGATCCGCCACCGCCGCCCGAGGTGATCGAAGCCGCGGACCGTCTGCGGTATCGTGACTTCCTGATCGTGACCCTGATCCTGGATCACGCGGATCCGTTCCCGGACAACTGGATTTATATTCACAGCCCGAAGGTGAAAGTGGGCCGGATTCAGAACTTCCGGGCTTGGTCGGCAGAAATGCTGCCGGATCAGAACACCTCGTCCATCGGGATGGAGTATTTCTGCCAGAAAGGCGACGGGCTGTGGTCTTCGTCTGACCAAGAGCTCAAAGAACTGGCCAGCACCGAGCTTGAAAAGCTGAACCTGGCAAATGCTGACACGGTCGTCGATTATTCAGTGATCCGGCAGCCCAAAGCTTATCCGGTCTATGATGGTGAATACAAAGAAGCCCTGGATACGGTCAGCGACTGGCTGAAAACGCTCGAAAATTTCCAGACCGTCGGGCGCAACGGGCTGCACCGTTACAACAACCAGGATCACTCGATGCTGTCGGCCATGTATGCGGCGCGCAATATCATGGGCGAAGACAATGACGTCTGGGACGTCAATGTCGAACGGTCCTATCACGAGGAATTCGAAGCCAAGCCCGAAAAGAAACGCGCAGCAAACGCGCAGCTCAAGAAAAAGGGCGCTGTCCTCGAATGATCAAAGGACGGAGGCGAACCATATCGCCCCCGCTAGGCTCATCTGATGAACAGACGGGTCATCTCCTTGGTCTTTTCGGGGTCGCTTTGCCCGGCGTTCTTGCGCCTCTGGCCAGTGTCCCGTTTAATGTTTCGTAAAAGTATCTGACGGCCTGGTTTCGAATGAATCGCAAGTTGCGCAATCTCTTGTTCACGCTGCACACCTGGCTGGGTCTGCATTTTGCGATCTTTTTCTTTTTTCTGTTTCTGACCGGATCGCTGCTTGTAATCGGGGTCGAGCTGGAATCGGTCGGTCGCCCCGCCGTCTGGACCACTGCCGCCAAAGAGGATCGAACTGTCAGTTTTGGGGAAATCTATAGTAATATCAAAGAGGTTTACCCCGAAAGTGTGGTCCAAACCATCACCAAGCACCCAACCCCCTGGTTCGTAGACCGCAGCGAAGGCCGCACTGGTTGGGGGGAGCAGGTGAATTACTGGACCGATCCCGAAACCGCAGAGGTTGTGCAGGTGACGCGCTATCCCGGTTTTGACAGGATTCTGCGGGAGCTTCACGTCAAACTGCTCTCGGGTCAAAGCATCATCTACAAGGCCGTGGCGGCAACCTCCATTGTGGTTCTGTTTCAGATCATAAGCGGGCTTATTACGTATAGACGTTTCTGGAAGGGATTCTTCCGGCGGCCCAGACAAGGGGCCGACTCCCGATCATGGGCCGGCGCGATGCACCGGTTGACCGCTGTCTGGACAGCGCCCTTTCTCATTATCAGTGCTGTCACAGCCTTCTTTTTCATGTTGAGCGATTTCGGGATTGACGGTTTCAGGCCAAAACCTGAGCCGTCCGTTGAACGCGAGACCCGGTTACCACCCGACTTCGGGGCCGCCATCCTTGATCAGGCAGAAGCCCGCGCCCGCGAGGCCCTGCCCGGATTTGAACCCCAAAGCGTGGCACTTCCTGTCAGGAAATCGGACGGTCTCAGCTTTTCGGGCCACCTGCCCAGCATTCCCGAGATCAGGGGACCCAGCATCGTGACAGTTGATCCCGTGACATTCGAGATCCTGGGGGCCTTCACCCCCTATGACAACACGCACATTGCCCGCTGGCGTCATGTGATAGATGAACTGCACTATGGCTATTGGGGTGGGATCTTTTCAAGGGGGCTCTGGATTGCTCTGGGGCTTGTTGCAACCGGTGTCGCGTTCACCGGCGCTTTGATTTTTGCCACCCGGCTGACCTCGGATGCCGCGCAATATGGTCCGCTCAGACGCATCTGGCGTGGTCTAGGGATTTTCCGCTGGGCCTATGTGCTGTTGGTGCTGGGAGTTCTGGCAGGCGGTTATGTGAATTACGGCCCCATCTCTTACAAAAGGGCTGGCATTCTGCCGGAAAAGGCCCCGGCATCCCTGGCCTATCTGGTGCTGGACGACCCGCTCAGACGTGGAACCCCGCTCGACGTCGAACTGCGGATCGGCGCGCCCGAGGTCGACACTGCATCGGTTGAAATCAACGGGCGCACAGCGCAGTCGCTGACGGTGACACCCGCAGGTCAATCTGCACACGCCTATTTCCAACTCGACCCGGCAGACTCATCCAACGATGTGATCGTGCAACTGGTTGAAACAAACGGAAGGACACAAACCATCACTTTCCGCCTGGGGCAGCCAATCTGGTAGACTGCGTTTCAAGCGGAAGATCTCTGTCGCATGCAATCTGAACAGGTACAATTCTTGACGCCGAAACGATCTAATTTGGTCAATTTTATTGTCTACGTTCAGTCAACATGTGGTTGAATGAAACACGCAAGACACGGAATTAAACCAGTTCCCCTTTGTCCTTGGGTATTCTGCAAGCGGAGCGGGTTAAATGAATTATGAATATAAAGGGTTTCTGTTTACATGAATAAAGTCGCAGAACGGATCGATGCAGACAGCACCGCAACCAGTAA is a window encoding:
- a CDS encoding PepSY domain-containing protein; its protein translation is MNRKLRNLLFTLHTWLGLHFAIFFFFLFLTGSLLVIGVELESVGRPAVWTTAAKEDRTVSFGEIYSNIKEVYPESVVQTITKHPTPWFVDRSEGRTGWGEQVNYWTDPETAEVVQVTRYPGFDRILRELHVKLLSGQSIIYKAVAATSIVVLFQIISGLITYRRFWKGFFRRPRQGADSRSWAGAMHRLTAVWTAPFLIISAVTAFFFMLSDFGIDGFRPKPEPSVERETRLPPDFGAAILDQAEARAREALPGFEPQSVALPVRKSDGLSFSGHLPSIPEIRGPSIVTVDPVTFEILGAFTPYDNTHIARWRHVIDELHYGYWGGIFSRGLWIALGLVATGVAFTGALIFATRLTSDAAQYGPLRRIWRGLGIFRWAYVLLVLGVLAGGYVNYGPISYKRAGILPEKAPASLAYLVLDDPLRRGTPLDVELRIGAPEVDTASVEINGRTAQSLTVTPAGQSAHAYFQLDPADSSNDVIVQLVETNGRTQTITFRLGQPIW